One window of Phoenix dactylifera cultivar Barhee BC4 chromosome 5, palm_55x_up_171113_PBpolish2nd_filt_p, whole genome shotgun sequence genomic DNA carries:
- the LOC103723796 gene encoding tRNA pseudouridine synthase A-like, giving the protein MSSSSATASDADEGPAAAAAADPAAAPRRRYKRRKVAIFLGYCGAGYQGMQKNPGARTIEGDLEEALFLAGAVPDADRGLPRRYDWARAARTDKGVSAAAQVVSGRFYVDPPGLVARLNSHLPDQIRIFGFKRVTNSFNAKKFCDRRRYVYLLPVFALDPSAHPDREAVMASLGSGNELDRCLECSERGRKVPGLMGREPRTSGGEERNDLGSGGVGGEDDSASNLKSETRVSAGFISEGSNKAGNGEFESNKVEKSELGSSTVGGEHGGASSLNVEGENDEAKNGEIESGKDVGSAANSILDSVVDSGVSKVEECSKLGNVDFVVEAKPIVETVVSMQEKRVETGVDDNTNGEQMAGRKSGFSYGDEERERFNRISKHYVGTHNFHNFTTRTKAEDPSARRYIISFNADRIVSIEGIEFVRCEVVGQSFMLHQIRKMIGLAVALMRNCAPESLMDIALRKEVNINVPTAPEVGLYLDEGLFTSYNQKWKDSHEELSMEAYAEEAEEFKMKYIYSHIASMEHKEGAVALWLHSLNRRNYPDFHFLETNKEHVDAEQTQVTQAENLRE; this is encoded by the exons atgtcctcctcctccgccaccgcctccgacgccgatgaaggccccgccgccgccgccgccgccgacccCGCCGCCGCGCCCCGTCGGCGCTACAAACGCCGAAAGGTTGCCATTTTCCTTGGCTACTGCGGCGCCGGCTACCAGGGCATGCAGAAGAACCCCGGCGCCCGCACCATCGAGGGCGACCTCGAGGAGGCCCTCTTCCTCGCTGGCGCCGTCCCCGACGCCGACCGCGGCCTTCCCCGCCGCTACGACTGGGCCCGCGCCGCCCGCACCGACAAGGGCGTCTCTGCCGCTGCCCAGGTTGTCTCCGGCCGCTTCTACGTCGACCCCCCGGGTCTTGTCGCCCGGCTCAACTCCCACCTTCCCGACCAAATCCGGATCTTTGGATTCAAGCGCGTCACCAACTCCTTCAACGCCAAGAAGTTCTGCGATCGCCGCCGGTACGTCTACCTCCTCCCTGTCTTCGCCCTCGACCCCAGCGCCCACCCCGATCGGGAGGCCGTGATGGCGAGCTTGGGGTCCGGGAACGAGCTCGACCGATGCCTCGAATGCTCCGAACGCGGCCGGAAGGTCCCCGGTCTCATGGGTCGAGAGCCGAGGACTTCGGGTGGTGAAGAAAGGAATGATCTTGGCAGTGGTGGAGTGGGTGGGGAGGACGACAGTGCCTCCAATCTGAAATCGGAAACTAGGGTTTCGGCTGGTTTTATTAGTGAAGGTAGCAACAAAGCTGGAAATGGCGAGTTTGAATCAAATAAGGTCGAAAAATCCGAGCTTGGCAGCAGTACAGTGGGTGGAGAGCATGGTGGCGCTTCTAGTTTGAACGTTGAAGGTGAGAATGATGAAGCGAAAAATGGCGAAATTGAATCTGGGAAAGATGTTGGATCTGCTGCTAATTCAATTCTAGATTCTGTAGTCGATTCTGGGGTTTCTAAAGTGGAAGAATGCAGTAAATTAGGgaatgtggattttgtagttgaAGCGAAACCCATTGTGGAGACAGTTGTTtcaatgcaagaaaagagagtgGAAACTGGAGTTGATGATAATACTAATGGAGAGCAAATGGCTGGGAGAAAAAGTGGGTTCTCTTATGGGgatgaggagagggagagatttAACAGAATATCAAAGCATTATGTGGGAACTCACAACTTCCATAACTTCACAACAAGAACTAAGGCCGAAGACCCCTCTGCTCGGAGGTATATCATTTCCTTCAATGCTGATCGTATTGTTAGTATTGAGGGGATTGAGTTTGTCAGGTGTGAGGTCGTTGGCCAGAGCTTCATGCTTCATCAGATACGCAAGATGATTGGCCTTGCTGTCGCATTGATGAGGAACTGTGCACCAGAGTCATTGATGGATATAGCTTTAAGAAA ggAAGTAAACATTAACGTGCCAACTGCGCCTGAGGTTGGATTGTACCTGGATGAAGGCCTTTTCACTTCTTATAACCAGAAATGGAAGGATTCGCATGAGGAGTTGTCCATGGAAGCTTATGCCGAAGAGGCTGAGGAGTTTAAGATGAAGTATATATACTCTCACATAGCATCTATGGAGCACAAAGAAGGAGCTGTAGCATTGTGGCTTCACTCCTTGAACCGCCGTAATTACCCTGATTTCCATTTTCTGGAGACAAATAAGGAGCATGTTGATGCAGAACAAACTCAAGTTACTCAAGCAGAAAACTTGAGAGAGTGA